The genomic window ATTTCCCATggctcttttttttgcggggaaacttTCGATCAGTTCATCAACTGTCAagatagtacaaagaacaccaTAAGGAAAAAAtacatccaggtccgtagaccacctagcaacgattACAAGCACTCGagcaagccgaaggcgcgccaccaTTATCACCCCTCCCCCATCGgtgccgggcaaaccttgttgtagtatacagtcaggaagtcgtcgtgctaaggccccataagatcagcgcaccagaacagcaaccgccgccggtGAAGGGaggcgtagatcggaaggatcctaCCTGTAGATATACGAACACAGACGAACGATGACAGGATCCATGTAGATTCACGGAAAACAAACACCGACCATATCCCATGAGATAcgccggagacaaacctccacacgccctctgACGATGCTAGAAACAACACCGGGACGTGAGCTTGGTGGGGAGAATCTTATTACATCTTCAGAGAGCCATCACTGCATCATCTCTccaagcaggacacaaaccctaataaaactaaaaaaacataaaaaatggAGCCCTCCCGCCGACAAAGGctgggatccaccgcgcctccatggccctaagatcACAGGAGATGAGGTAGACTGGCGGCGGTGCCGATGGGAGGCACAAGAAACCCTAGGGCGGTTAGGTGCACAGGTGAGCCAAAGGGTACGAGCGTCGTGGCAAAGTTTTCCTTTTCCTTTCCATGGCTCTAAGGGATCTCCCTCATGGTTCCGCATCAGGATCCTACTACAAGATACCGTATTGGGAGCAGTGGCAACACTAGCAACATCACCTTTGCCTTGGATGGTGGATCCTCACCGCAGTGGCAATGCCCCGCTACAATATCTTCACCTCACAAAGTTGGTAAGCGCCCAGTTTACCACATTTCCTCTTAGATTATCAGGTAGTTAATTATTTTTAGATGTACCATATCATCTAATAAGTTGTTTCATGGGTTGCTAGTTAATTATCTCCTATTCTGAAAAATTAAAATACACCATATTGCATAATATTTTGTGTAGATTTCATTTTATCTTATTTGGTTTCATGGCTTGCTTTTGTGTAGAGTGTGGAGATGAAGCCTACATGTTTTTATTGTTCATGTTTGGTTGTATGTATCAAGGTGTTGGTTGCAGATGCATTATAGTTAATTATTCCATAATATTTGAGAGATCTGTTAGTTAACTACTGTGTAAGGACGATAGGAACTGCATGATTAATATGATTATATCCATACAAATAAAAGCAAAATCATTATAAGTAGATACAATTAGGCGAATCAATTATGTCATCACGGAATGCATTCTTTACATTCATCGGAGAGATTAGCTATGTGTGTAAGCATGCCATTCGCACACGTTCACCAGGGATCTAAATGTCTATATTAATTGTGAATGTAAGCACATTGATGGAGTTGCAACCTGGTTTACTAAACATCCTGCAGCATTGGAAAAAACAATTAAACCGTGTGACAAAGTACAAAATAGGTGTTAGCTGCATTGAGGAAGGTGTGAATTGAGAAGATGTAATACAAAAGAGAAGATGAGAACGCCATCTCAAAATTGAACAACATCTATAAGAAATGCGTGGACACACAATGATTGATGTTGACACACTCGATAGTGATGACTTCGATGTCCAAACTAAATACTACAATTGGAAGATCATTGAGAGAATTAGATCTTTGACATGGAGTGGAGATGAATGGTGGCAGCAAATGCAGAACTTGGAGGGGATTTTGCCTCTTATGGTTGTAGACGTGGAAAGTTTGAGAAGTACCTTCGCCAAAATCTACTTGTGGTAGAAGAGACTTGACCTCATATAATTCCTAGTAGAGGATTGATGCTACTTTTGACAAAACAAAGTAGAAAGAATTAGTGAAGTTTGGGCATGTCGGTGTTATGCTAATGGTATTCCTAGTAAATGGCAATTCAAAATCTagtatatctaaatagctagcccccactactagttTTCTCTCAACATACATGCTTCCACATCACTTTCATTATTTATAGCCATCCGATCAAAATCGTGTGACATTAGAAGTCATGCATGTACTCATAAGTTACACTTCTTGGATTAATCTATTCATGCAAACCATGCCATTTCAAAGTCATGCAAGACTTTCTCTCGGGGAATCAAGTCATGGATGTTAGTCATATTTTAACTGTTTCGTTAATTTTTATGTGGTCATAAACGGTATATGTGGTTGGACCATTGGAGCAAAATATATATTTTATGATTCACAATTTTGTTAAAAGATGGTGTCACATTATGTCGAATCCAAAAGTTTTCTTTCTATCATCATTTTTTCACATACTTTGTATGTTCAAATGTTTTTAAAACGTAAACTAAGAACATTCTTACATTTCTATTTTCATTAGTTTTAGTTTTTTTAAGCACTCATTAATGCATTTGTTTTAACATGGTTCCAAGACAAcgtgcggggcatcatctagttcaAATGAACTCCAATCCATAGCACTCGCCAGATCACCACCAGCACCGGATCGCATACCCAATGACAACCAAAAAGGGTCAAGTATGCATAGTTTTTACATGCCCGATCACAAAATAATATCAGCCCGACAGTCGTGCAGAAAAAATGATTTGTGCCCTGCCGGACAGGCGATCCGAGCTTCCACGCTCAACGTGCCGACGTTGTGTAGGCCGCTTCCGCCTACGCCTCCACCTCCTTCTCTGCTGCCTCCATCTCCTCCTTTGTCCACCGCCTCCAACTCATCTTTCTGCCGCTGCAACATCTTGTAGcggacgtcttgcacgatcatacTTGCGTCGGCATCTAAAGGATCCAAATCAAGGTCAACATATTGGCGTCCTCCGCATTGGATGAGGTCTTCACCTTCTTCTCTCTGAGCATGGATCTCTTCTCTTCGAGCATAGTCGTCTTATTTTCGAGTTTGAGCTTCTTCTTGGTCGCCTCCATCAACAATTTGAACATCTCCTCCTTTTTCTCCTCCTTGATGTCGGAGCGCTTGATGTATGCCTCTCCTTCTTCAACAAGTTGTCCTCGAACCTCTCTGTCATCTTGACCGCCACACCTTCTCGCTTCGCCCTCTCCTCGTCCCACTTCTTTCCCCGGAACCTTCCTCTAACCTTCTTGGGCGGTCCtcgacgtcctcctcctcctcctcctcctcccgctcggAGGCCCAATCCTGCTGCTGTGTGCCCATGCCGGTCCGAGTGTAGCCCTCCTGTTGTGTGCATGTGTCAGTCTGGGTGTAGCCCTGCTATGTGTGGGTGTAGTTGCCGGACTGGGTGGGATCCGAGTCTTCCACTGCTCATCACCAtagcctcttcctcctctgctccgtcATGGTTGATGCCAAACATCTCCCTGTCTACGTCATCGTATGCCAACTCCCCCGCTTCATGCATAGTAGTGAACAGCGTGCGGGCGCCCATCTACTCCCCACTCGCCGTCCGTACTGGACAAGTTGCGGCGAAGAACACTCTGAGAAGAGCAGTGCCACCGCGTTTACGTTGACGATGTAAGGCACTTGCCTAGCGGCGGTTGTCACGGACTGCCTGCCGAGTAAGCCACGGCGTAGAAGTATGGAACCTTATGATGCTCCGGCCATGGCGGCGTTTGTACGGTGGGCGAGACTATCAGTGCACCGCGGCCCAGGCCATGACCTCCACCTCGTCCGCGACCAGGAGGCCACCGCCACGTCCGCCACCGGCACGCCCTCCATCGGCCTTCTACTTCTTGAGCTTCTCCTTCTTTGCGGCCTTCGCTTTGACACAACGATTTTGTCATGTCGCCGAGTTGATCTTCCAGGTGAGCGTGATGCTCGGATCCTTctacacctccaccacctccaacTCCGGCAGGCTATCCTCCAGTTCCATGCATCAGCTGCTGGAGGGAAGAAGAGAGTGGGAGAAAAGGGCGGGAATTGGATGGAGAGCGACGGGATGGAAGAAGAGAGTGGGGATCTTGCCGTAGAAATGGCATGGGCAGCTATAAAAGCACGAGCTTTGCCTTCCTTTTGGGTGGGCCAATGGTGTAGTGTCTGACGTCTTTTATGTccagactcccgcaaagccccccaCTTTGGTTCCAATTTGCGGCAAAATCATGGTCCGGACTGCTCCGTGGACATATCGGGGTCGACGTTGGATTGCTTCCGAGGTCCGGACAACTATGTGCGGATACATACGAGCTGTTTGAGGGtctgcgttggagatgccctaatataCTTTTAAGAGTTTGTGTTGGAGATGCCCTGATATACTCGCTCTGTATCTAAATAGTGTAAGATGTTTTTGCAGTTTAAATATAGAGGAAGTATATATTACAAAATTGCTCCAGTAAGCATCAATCAGAGCTCTTCCCATCCCGTTCTTCCTGCATGCATGCACCAAGCTCATCTCGTTTTATTCTATAGTACTAGCATGGAACTTGAGCAATACTGCTAATACATCGGTAACAACTAGTACTACTAAAATCTCGGCTCTAACAAATGGAGTGGTCATCCGTTAAAGAACATTAAGCTAGCTAAACCTGCCGAATCGATTCCCTTCACATCACGCTGCAAGAATTGGCATTCTCGTCGTTGAACATGTCGCCGTAAGCCTCCCGCGGCGGCGAGAAGGCGCTCCTctgcggaggcggcggcggtgctccgTAGTAGTAGTCCTCGGCCGCAGAATGCTGATGCTGGTACGGCGACGGCTGGGGATCGGGGTAGTAGTAGGGCTCGTACGCCGATGGCGCCGGCCGGCTGTAGTAGTTCGGAGGCGCGTACTCGTCTATGTAGCCGCCGTGCGACGGCCCTGGCCTCGCCATGGGAGTGGGCATCGGCATCGCCGCCGGCGTCGGCGCGGCGGCGTAGTATGACGAGCTCGCCATCGGCCGTGCCACGTTGTAGCTCATGACGTGCACCGGCGGCTGCCGTGTCGCTGGCATGTACTGGTGGGGGGCCCCGTAGCCGTAGACGCCTCTGCCGCGGGCGTCGTCGTACTCCATCGTCACCCTGGCGTCCATCGGCTTATCATGATGATCATGCTGCtcctggtgctgctgctgctgcttggcttTCCCGTTCGCCCCGCTGGGTTGTTGCTGCGGCCCTGTCTCCGCCTTGGCCTCGTCGGGCCCTTTGCTTTCTTCGGCCGGCAGTGGGGTCTCTTCGGCGGTCTTCTCGGGTTCCGGCGCCGGAGGCTGGGCTGTGCTTGGCTCGGCGGCGGGCTTCTCGGCGGCCTCGTTAGGCTTGCTGGCATCATCTGCTTGGTTCTTGGTTTCTTGGCTTTGGCTCTCTGCAGGAGGAggcggctcctgctgctgcttggGCTCCTCCGGCCAAGGCTCCGCCAGTTTGCCGGACTTGCGCAGCCTTGCGACGAGGATCCCGGCGTCGATCTTTGGAGAGACTGTGATCGCCACCCTGTTTCTTCGGGCGTCGATGTCACATCTGTATACGCCTGCAAGATCAAAGGAAACCCAACTTTTGTTCAGTAACTCAGCATAACCATGATTATTTTTGTTCTGGCGTCTTCTTTGCACATGTTAGTATGGCAGTGTTTGCTTAGAGATGCACATGCAAATATCCTATCAGAGTCCCCAACATGGAAATTTCTACAAAGGCATTTGAAACAACAGATGGTGATCGATCAAATCAGTGAGGCATACCATCAATATGTAGGAGCACCTTCTTCACCTTCTTTTTGCACCCTTCACAATGGATGGACACCCTGAGCACCACAACCTACATCAGAACAAACCAAACCATCATGAGCACACTTCCATGCAAATATTGTCAACAAGACAACAGCAACTCACACATGACTTAAATAGTAATCCAACAAAAAAAACTCCAGT from Triticum aestivum cultivar Chinese Spring chromosome 3B, IWGSC CS RefSeq v2.1, whole genome shotgun sequence includes these protein-coding regions:
- the LOC123072175 gene encoding heavy metal-associated isoprenylated plant protein 35 encodes the protein MATEPVEFQVVVLRVSIHCEGCKKKVKKVLLHIDGVYRCDIDARRNRVAITVSPKIDAGILVARLRKSGKLAEPWPEEPKQQQEPPPPAESQSQETKNQADDASKPNEAAEKPAAEPSTAQPPAPEPEKTAEETPLPAEESKGPDEAKAETGPQQQPSGANGKAKQQQQHQEQHDHHDKPMDARVTMEYDDARGRGVYGYGAPHQYMPATRQPPVHVMSYNVARPMASSSYYAAAPTPAAMPMPTPMARPGPSHGGYIDEYAPPNYYSRPAPSAYEPYYYPDPQPSPYQHQHSAAEDYYYGAPPPPPQRSAFSPPREAYGDMFNDENANSCSVM